Proteins co-encoded in one Prunus persica cultivar Lovell chromosome G6, Prunus_persica_NCBIv2, whole genome shotgun sequence genomic window:
- the LOC18774572 gene encoding DEAD-box ATP-dependent RNA helicase 27, whose translation MSTDSFDSLNLSANTFKAIQELNFQYMTEIQARAIPSLLIGKDVLGAARTGSGKTLAFLIPAVELLYHIKFTPRNGTGVVVICPTRELAIQTYAVAKNLLKYHSHTVELVIGGAARRGEAERLVKGVNLLVATPGRLLDHLQNTKGFIYKNLKCLIIDEADRIMEANFEEEMKQIIKLLPKKRQTALFSATQTTKVQDLVRLSLKEYHLIDVDGGRTKVTNEGLKQGYFIVPSEERFILLYSFLVATRSKKVMVFFSSCNSVKFHSDLLRYVNVDCFDIHGKQKQQKRTKTFFDFCKAEKGILLCTDVAARGLDIPAVDVIVQFDPPDDPKEYIHRVGRTARGEGGKGKAFLFLIPEEMQFIRYLTAEKVPVEEQQINKNKLKNVQSQLEKMVEGNYYLRQAAKEAYKSYLLAYNSHSMKDIFNVHRLDLQAVAASFCFCCPPKVNLNLNSSASKFRKKMRIGGSRNGFSESNPYGMQKGRDEIRQFVRH comes from the exons ATGAGCACAGACTCTTTTGATTCATTGAATTTGTCTGCCAACACTTTCAAGGCCATTCAGGAACTAAACTTTCAGTATATGACTGAG ATTCAAGCAAGAGCAATCCCATCACTATTGATCGGAAAAGATGTCCTGGGAGCTGCTAGGACAGGATCCGGGAAGACTCTTGCTTTTCTTATACCAGCTGTGGAGTTGCTATATCACATAAAGTTTACTCCTCGTAATGGAACGGGTGTTGTTGTTATTTGTCCAACACGGGAACTTGCAATTCAG ACCTATGCCGTGGCAAAGAACCTTCTGAAGTACCACTCACATACTGTTGAGTTGGTTATCGGTGGTGCAGCAAGGAGAGGTGAAGCAGAACGTCTTGTAAAAGGAGTAAATCTATTGGTTGCAACCCCTGGTCGACTTCTTGACCATCTCCAGAATACCAAGGGATTCATATATAAGAACTTGAAG TGCCTCATAATTGATGAAGCTGACAGGATTATGGAAGCAAACTTTGAGGAAGAAATGAAACAGATTATTAAGCTTCTACCCAAG AAAAGGCAAACAGCTTTATTTTCAGCAACCCAAACTACAAAG GTTCAAGATCTTGTTAGATTGTCGTTGAAAGAATATCACTTGATTGATGTGGATGGTGGGAGAACTAAG GTCACCAATGAAGGGCTGAAACAAGGCTATTTTATTGTGCCCAGTGAGGAGAGATTTATTCTCCTATATTCATTTCTGGTGGCGACTCGGTCTAAGAAAGTGATggtcttcttctcttcttgtaACTCAGTCAAATTCCACTCGGACCTTCTTAGATACGTTAATGTGGATTGCTTTGATATCCATGGAAAGCAAAAGCAACAGAAGAGGACCAAAACGTTTTTTGACTTCTGCAAAGCAGAGAAAGGAATCTTACTCTGTACTGATGTTGCTGCTCGTGGCCTAGATATTCCTGCTGTG GACGTGATTGTGCAGTTTGATCCTCCAGATGATCCCAAG GAATATATCCATAGGGTCGGTCGAACAGCTCGAGGGGAAGGTGGAAAAGGAAAGGCATTTCTTTTCCTCATTCCCGAAGAGATGCAGTTTATTCGCTATTTGACG GCTGAAAAGGTCCCCGTTGAAGAGCAACAAATTAATAAGAATAAGCTGAAAAATGTGCAGTCTCAATTg GAGAAGATGGTTGAGGGCAACTACTATCTGCGCCAAGCGGCAAAAGAAGCATATAAATCTTATCTATTAGCATATAATTCACACTCTATGAAGGACATCTTTAACGTTCACCGTCTCGATCTGCAG GCGGTCGCAgcttcattttgcttttgttgtcCCCCGAAGGTGAATTTGAACTTAAACAGCAGTGCATCAAAGTTCCGGAAGAAGATGCGCATAGGAGGAAGTCGAAATGGATTCAGCGAGAGCAATCCTTATGGAATGCAAAAAGGTAGAgatgaaattcgacaatttGTGAGGCATTAG